The stretch of DNA TTGCTCCTAACCCTAACCTTGTCTTCATTATGCCTCACCCCATCCCACTTTTCATTGTGCCTCACGAAGAACCCCCTGATCGCGATGAAGAGCATCATATCGAAGAACCCTAACCTCTCTTCATTGTGCACTCTGCGAAGAACGTCGTCGGCGCGCGTGATGCTTCTGTCGGCAATCCCTCTTCTGGCACCCGTAACCCTCCTTTGagtttcttctctcttctctcgaCACTCTCTCCCTCAAGCTCACTGTGGCTCACCTCTCTCACGGCTGGTCTCGCCGTcgacctctctctctctctctctctctccagtTTCACGCTTCTCTCGCGGCTGTTTCAGACTTAAGCTCGTCGCAAGCTCTGTCGCTCTCTGTCACCATCGCAAGCTCGTCTTCTTGCTTAGGCTGTCAACGCTTCCTTTGTCATGAGTTGGTTCGTGGGTAGGGGAGTTTTAGCTTCCTTCGGCCCTGTTATTTCTTTTTCAGTTTCATTATTATAAGCCATCAGtatatcttgaatttgttgttgaaagTTGAGATTGTTGCTGAAATAATgattcaattgattttgttttgCTGTAAATCATATTCCGAGAATTTGAATTTAAGTTTTTGTTACTGAAAGCTATTCTACTTAAATTTGTTGTTAAAAATGATCAATGAGCTGAATTTGTTGCTGCTAAGTTGAATTGTTACTGAACATATCGCTGAgcaattttttgttgttggatAACGTCACTGTTCTTTTAAGTAGCAAGTAGGTTTAAACTTGTAATGAAATCAGTgggatttattttaaaaattatagtttttaatatacGAATGTTTTAAAAGTGCATGAGTTGGTTATGGCTGTGTTATGTTGAATGTGtttgttaaattgatttttattgttaaaaaatgaacTAGGTTGCTGTCTTCTTATTAAGGTTGATAAAATTAGGAATTGGGAGGGTCAAATTGAGTTAGATGGAGAAGTGATTGAATTGAGTTACCGCGGCTCGTAGGGGTTCTATTCCCTGGTGGCAATTGCTGAGAGGAAGCATAGAGAGAAGCTCAGCCAACGGTTCATTGCTTTATCTGCCCTTGTTCCTGGTATAATGTTTCATTTCAAATAAATAAGCAtgactaataattttattattttcaaggattttttttagtttataagTTTTTGGTTAGATTAGAATTTCCagtatttatctttttcttttgtaatcTCCATCTGATTGCTCGTGTCATTTATTTCTGGGCCTTAGTTTCCTACTTGTATTATGTAGTGTTAATTGCTATTGTTCTCTCTTCCATTATATTCAACTTgaatttctcaatttaaataTCTGAATTatgtactattttttttaaaatattttatactatgtGAACCATTGTATAttattttgctgtgttcaatttcttttgctattcactgcagCCTGTAAAAGTTTCAAAAGAAAGCAGTTATAGTTCAGATGAcagtgatgaggaagaagaaaaacctTCTAAAACTCCTCAGAAAAGTGTAAGCATCTCGctttgtattttaatatcgCTGTTTGAAGGCTTGTTTTGCTTTGTCTTGTGATTGTGCACTAAATGTATTTTCCTCATGTGAAACAGGCTAAGGATGTCGAGATGGTTGATGCTGACTCAGCGAAGAAAGTTGTATGTTACTggtctcatttttttattctttttaaatgtTCTAATATCTTTGATGGTAATATATCTTTGCTTTGCAGTCTAAAACCCCTTCTACACCTAGTGTTGCAACAGGTGGATCAAAGACACTATTTGTTGGAAACCTGTCATTTAGTTTGCAATGATCTGACTTGTATGTATTGTATATCTTATATTTCCTTGTTTATagtgtatttttttcttatgatGTCATGTTACTGTTGTTCAGTGAGGAGTTTTTCAAAGATTGTGGAGAAGTAGTTGATGTTCGTTTTTCAGTTGACGATACTGGGAGGTTTAAACGCTTTAGACATGTTGAGTTTTCTATTGCAGAGGCAGCACAAAGTGTAAGCTATTGCTCCTCAAATATCTACAGAATAATAAGTTATCTGTGGTGGTTGCATAGCTTTTGCTAGCTACTTTTCTAAAACCAGTCAAATATATTAagtgttaaaattaaataatttcttttttagtaCTTGTGTTGTTGGAAGTTATTGGCTGCGTTAACTAATtatcatgttttttttttatatgaagttAATTTAATTGTTGTAATATCATTCATTTTgaagctaatttttttttccaactaCTGCCTTGCTATTTCTATGCTGTTAACTAATTGCTATTGCTTTATTGATTTGTTTTCTCCTCCATAGTGTTGTTTGATATGCATCACTGCAATCTATTTTTTGGTTACCCTCCATCCCTTTTTACTTTGAAAAGATGTTTAAATTATGTATTTGTTGATTTATTGGGGTTGTGTATTGATAATCCTTTTGGTTTTCGTACTTGTAGGCTCTTGAATTGAATGAGCATGAGTTGTTAAATCATCCTGTTAGGCTTGATTTAGCTCGTGAAAGAGGTTCATATATCCCTGGTGGCAGGTAATTATTATATCTTCTCCTCTCTCCCTCCTATGCCTCATATCTACTTCTATCACCTTTTTCTCCGCTCCCTTTCATGCCTTGCTTCCACTTATTTCCTTCTCTTTATCCTTTGTAATACTTGTTTCAGTTTCAGCAATTCCTTCCAGAAAGGTGATCAGCGTCAAACTGGTCAAACTATATTCATAAGGGGTTTTGATAAATTTCTTGGaggtaaatttatttctatCATGTCTGCTGCTGCTTCCCTTGCATGTGTTTCTTTTTGCAATTCATATTTGAATACTGCCAAAATTGTGGTTGCAGATAAGAGCTAGCCTAAATGAGCATTTTGGTTCCTGCAGGGAGATCTCGAGGGTGTCAGTCCTAAAAGATTTCGAGTCTGGAGGTCCTAAATGGTTTGTTTCTTCTTcaaatcctttttctttttcgtttatttttattgtgaaaGATTTGCTATTTCATTTTTTGTGTATCCTTTTTGTTTCTCAAGTTGGATGCTCAAAATGATTGTGTTACGTGTTGCTTTGAGTTTAGCAAATTGACACCAGGTGTAATTTACAGTTTTGCCTATATCGACTTCAAGGATTTTTCTAGCATGAAGAAAGCTCTAGAACTCAATGAAACTGAACTTGCTGGTGGTTATTACCTCTCTGTTGAAGACagagtgtttattattaattttgatagtgtttattattaatttgacaGAGTGTGGTGTTGGCTTTGATATGATAATTAACTAAACGTTTAATTTCTTTatccatttatttattattaatttttattatttatagctTGAGAATGAGGACATGCTCTATCTACTTTctattgatgatgatgaagagcaGTGCATTCAAATACCATGTTGATTTTTGGTTATCGCTGCTAGTATTTAACAGGTTATGGTGGTTGATGCTGAGGCATACACCTATGATAATGAGGTCATTAAGAAAGCTGAAGCAATGGGGAAGCCCAAAAATCCTGAAGAAGAAGCTACTGTGGAAACTACTAGAGCCATAAAACATCATCAAGAAAGCTGAAGCAATGGGGAAGCCCAAAAATCCTGAAGAAGAAGCTACTATGGAAACTACTAGAGCCATAAAAGCTTCTCAGTTGTTGCTAAATACCATTGAAATCCTGAAGAAGCTGGATGTTGTACGTCTCTTAGCACATAGTGGAGGATGATGATTAGTTTAGTGAATTGGGTGCACATATGTGAGGAGGTTGATCAAAATTATTGTTAGATAGGATGGCAAAGTTATTGGAGTTGTAATTCATGTATTAGGAATACATTGCGTAGTTGTTATCACTTTgatttttgatattttgttataCTGTTATGTGATTAAACCTAAGAAGCACAGACACGGACACGGACACGGACACGGACACGGACACGGACACGGACACGGACACGGACACGGACACGGGCACGGGACACGACACGGACACGGACACGGAgacacaccaaaattaaaattttaccgGACACGGACacggcatatatatatatatatattaaattttaagaaaaaaaatcaaaagtcataatatatatcatatatataatatgaagtCAAAATTTACAATTGAACTTATAATCACTTCCTAAcccctcaaaaaaaaaaaaaaacacatggAGTATTCTTTAACTATCTTTTGAACTTCACTACTTCCTATTTTCATATCCTTTCCAAAAAAATATGGGGCATCAATTCTAATGATATATCCATGTCATTATGGGGTCGTGTAAGGAGGGTGTAGAGGACAGTGCGTGGAGGAGGGTGACTTTTGCTATGCTCTGAAGGTGAAGGGTCGTGTAAAAAATGAGGGTTGTTTTTTTATGAGTTATTTAAAATGTGTGAGAGACTCCTTGTGCTTATGGGGTCCAAGATTTTTTTGGGTtaaaggtaattttttttttaaaaaaaatttctgcaATTTTTACATGCCAATCGTGTCCTGGCGTGTCCAATGCCGGGTCCTCGTGTGTCCAGTGCCGTGTCCTCGTGTGTCCAGTGCCGTGTCATGGCGTGTccgagtaaaaaaaaaaattttttttgtgacacgTGCTCAGGTGTGTCGGACACGTGTCCACCGCGTGTCCACCGCGTGTCCATGTCCACCGCGTGTCCGACACGTGGACACGGCAGTAATTTGGTGTGTCCGTGCTTCTTAGGATTAAACATTTTTTTGTGACAAGTTATGTATGTTGAATTAGTGGATTTAAAATTATTGGTCAttgtctaaattttaaaattatctattaattttgtaaggttttattacaaagattaaaaaaaaaactataggTTATTGAACAaactttttgccacgctttaaaagcgtagccatattGTACAACAGTCATCAATtgtcacgctttaaaagcgtagccgtatGTCTTGCTATTGGCACGTTTTAAAAGTATAGCTGTATCTCTCTCCATTGTCATGCTTAAAAAGTGTAGCCGTATGTCTTTctattggcacgctttaaaagcgtagccatatctTGCTATTGGCATGCTTTAAAAGTGTAACCATATTTGGCACATAtgaccacgcttttaaagcatgACGatctttaaaagcgtggcaaaaaataAAGCGTGGTGATAGGTCAGCAAAAGCGTGGTGCTAAAGCATTCGGCACCCTTGCAGTTGTGACCCTTTCAAAAGCATATCGGTAACTCAAAAAACGTGGCGAAAAGCTATCGCTACGCTTTTTTTGACTTTTCGCCACGCTTCAAACACGTAGCAAAAGACatgttttcttgtagtgattttagagaatttcaaataatgaatttcaattttgatcacatactatattttatttttagttcaaCTTTCACTACAACTATGAAAgcgatttttaacaaaaattctCTAACCAAATTATTTGTGTAACAGCCCAGGCTACCTGCTaacacgatattgtccgctttggcccACAAGGCCTCAagattttgcctttgacgataggaaTGATAGCCGAAGctccccacactcactcgtcaaaacgcatcatgttagggagaggtatccacacccttataagacatgcttcgttccccttcCCAACcaatgtgggaccttacaatccacccccctaaGGGAACCCAACGCCCTTGCTGGCACATCGATCTGGTctctggctctgataccatctgtaacagcccagaccacccgctagcatgaTATTGttcgctttggcacacaaggcttCACGATTTTACCTTCGGCGATAAGGATGATAGCCAAAGCGCCCCCCTCCACACTCACTCggcaaaacgcgtcatgctagggagaggtatccacacccttataaggcatgcttcgttcccttCCCAACCAAGCCCAacgccctcgctggcacatcgatctgGGCTCCGGCtttgataccatctgtaacagcccaaACTACCCGCTAGTACGATATTGTttgctttggcacacaaggcctcacaactttgcctttgacgatagggatgataggcgaaaccccccacactcactcgtcaaaacgcgtcatgttagagagaggtatccacacccttataaggcatgcttcgttcccctccccaaccgatgtggaaCCTTACAATTTGCGCTCCTCCATTTAATAAACAAGCATGAAGTTAGTTTATGTTAACGAAAAgttttggaaaataaaaatttttaattaaaaattatcaaaatttattattttttattttatttaatatattttataatacataaatattaaataaaataaagttaaacTATTTAGActgattttttttgtctctttatTGTTACCGAAGAATTAATATCAAAGCggataaaaaaaagaggaagaaggaaaCTGCAACACTAGAACCAACCGACCACTCACCTATCTAACTCCTACCCATCTCCTAATTACCCATTAAAAGATGTGGGttgatgttatttttgttaaatatggCCAACAACACGTCAGCTATGTTCTTATCTCGCTGGTCAGGCCCTTGTATGTTACTTTAGTGAAAGCATTAGACTCGGTCCCGAAGCTCCAGTAGGTCAGAATTCGTCGCTCTCCCTCCAAGGTTAACCAGAAAGGGTGTTGGCCCTCGGCAGGCCGGACCTTAAAGAATTTGTTTTTGAAGCCATGGAACGAATCTTCGAACACCTCGAAGATTCGTCTGCCCTGAGCAGCCCGAAAGGACATAAACCCTTTCTTATGCCTTCCTTCATTGGAAGTGTTTGTCAAAACAAACAGCCATAAAAACACTTCTACGGAGGCTGGCAACTCCAAATACTCGCAAACCATCTCAAAGCAACGGATGGCGGCCTAGCTGTTCGGGTGCAGTTGTGACGGAGCCACGTCGCACCAATTTAAAAGGGCCATTTGGAAGGGGGAGAAGGGGATACGAACCCCCAGGACGATGAAAATTGCTTTGTACATCCAAATCCAGTCGGCAACTCAGGGGGTGTTCAAGTTAAGTTGACAAATTTGTTCGTAGTCCGCGGGGACAAACACTTCGAAGCGTTCCTCCTCGGGACCTCCCCCGCATAGTTGGTCGGCATGGCGGAACTCCGTGAGCTCCTCCAGGGTTATTTGGGAAGGTGTATCCTTCACATCTGAGGTGACCCAGGAGTATCGGTCAACACGGGGCCTCAGAAGGGGAAGTTGCGCCATACCTACAGTGGGGGCACCACTCGGTCAGATTACAAGGTCGGGAAGTCGGGACAATCGGAACTAAGACTATACACCACAACAAGCCTATCTACAATCAAGCAAAGGCCAAATACCAAAAATCTAAATGGTAACCCCCTCTAAAGCCTAACTAACAGTAACACAATTCAAACAACAACATGCATAGCTTAGAAACCATAGGAACACAAAGGGATGGCAACAATGGCAGTAACGATAGCAATCATTCATTAAGATAATAGGCTTACCAGGAAGATTGCTGTCGAGGAAATTTAGAAATATCTGAGGAAATGCAGTTGCGATCAAACTAGAAGCGGACTAAGGCAGTGAAATCTAGAAAGCATGAGTAGAAAGATGAGAAGCAACAATGCAGATGGAAGTAAAAGTGAGAAGCTGGAACGAAAGTGGGGAAAAGAAGGTAAACGCTGAAGAATAACTGCCTCTACAGGGAAGCGCGAAAGTCAAGGGTAGAACTGACTTTTCCCCAAGCTTTCAAATAAACCATAATGGCATTAAATGATAGGCGCGGAGAACGAGGCGACGGATGACATTCTCTCGAAATGGTAAAACCCACTCGCGCGTAGGGGGCACGCCTCTATCACGAACGGCCGACCTGGCGGGGATCCAACCAGAGAGAAGGTAGAATGGAACGCGCCAACAATGGCGCTCACGACCACAGATTGGCGCATTGGGGGTTCCGGCCCAGCCCAACTAGTCTGACGCCCCGGCCCATCTCGCCGACCCTGCGGGCATGCAATGCCCGAACCGGGAGGAGACCCGAGACACCTCCTCCCCTCCAGCAAGGTACATGACAGCTGGGAGGGGAAGTTTTCTGGAAGGCGGGTCTGCTCCTGTGGGACCCGCCCTAGGTGTAGACTATATAAGGGGAAGGCCCTACCCCTCCCCTAGGTACGTCACTATATCCACACCTTTTCTGCCACCTTGTACGGATTCTGACTTGAGCATCAGAGCCCCTTTTGCAGGTGCCCCCCCAACACTCCAACAACCCGTGAGGTCGTGAAGCTCCATCCCTCGCTCATCAACACTAGCCTGGGAGATCCACTCACATGCTAGCAACCCAGATCTAGATCCCCTCCAATCAACACACGCTCATAGTATTCCCGACCCATTCAGGAACTGACATCCCGaagattaatataatttatagatTATAGTCTTATAAATAGAGTAAGAAGggtataaaaaaatagaaaatgggAGAGAGAAAAGGAGGGAGAGAGGTAGAGAATGGAGGGAAGGAACTCATTGAGAGAGAAAAGGAGGGAGAGAGGTAGAGAATGGAGGGAAGGAACTCATTAACTTTTTAGGAAAAGGTTTCATCATAATTGTAGTAAAAGAATGTcatgtgatatattttgattgtcaaattaataatttaatatagaatatagatatattttatttttaatattttaatttttaatttaattttattttaattataattagaaaatatcacattatatattttgattgttaaatttgtaattagtcaTTGACAATGATGTATAAGAGAAATAGAGTAGGtaaaggagaaggaggagtaaATGCTCAAATTCGTCCCTGAAAGATCACTTGTTCTCCAAATTAGTTCTCGAAAGATTTTTTTGATCAAATTCGTCtttcaaagattttaaattaatcgcATTATTTCttctatcatttttttattgacGGCGCCAAAATTTGTTAATTGACATGTTAAGTGATACTACAATACACACATAAGAGTCATAGTTGACtattaaaatgataaatttataaaattagatcaaatcaaaacctaattGAGGGGAGAACTTGAGACATTGGAATTCCTTAATTTGTGGTTGATTTAATCTAATTTCACAAACTTATCATATTAGTCACCAATTACGACTACTAGATGTGTGTTGTGGTGCCATTTAACGTGTTATATCAACAAGTTTTGACGCCATTTGTAACAAAAGTGACGGAAGGACTaaaatgactaatttaaaatctttgaaggacgaatttaattaaaaatatcttttagtgactaatttagAGAATGAGTGATCTTTTGAGaactaatttgactatttatTCGGAGAAGGAGAGATAGAAAAAAGAAGTAAGAGAAGGAgaggattttttaattttagagagaatgatttaatttcaattgcaatgaaaaaatgatatatactatatttttattataaattagtaatatataatagataatagattTTATTCATTCTTAAAGTCTAAACTCAAATTTTGTTCACTTTCgaattatttgatatataatttatacaacTTTTAAAAGTCATGTATATTAAACAACCTTTATATTGCATTTGGATAGTGTCTGTGAGACAAATAGACACAGACATAAATACATAAAGagatataaacataaaaatatataatttttttaatatatttagtgATAATACACAAGACATAAtgatacaaattaaatatcaattttatccttttcaaaataaCCTATACTTCATCACTATCGACAACACCACTACCACTATCACCGTTACTTTCCACCATCACCACGATTGATATTTCTATAATCAACACAAATTATCACAAGGTGCAACAGACCTTATTCTGAACTAaaacaaatcaaacaaaaaaaaactgatgaaaataataataaaagtactTCATCCCCTATTATCAAGTGATCTTCAACCACCTAATTGATTCTCAACACTTTTAGAAAGAACAATCTTTCacaacataaataataaaatgcaaatatttaactacttttttttattgtttcccATATcataattattcttattatttcaccTTTAAAATCATCAAGATCTGATCtccttcatattttttttttaaaaaggaaaacaattgaaatagaaattgaaaaagaaaaaaaatgaaggtGAGAGAAAGGGATGAAGTTTGAATCGGCGGTGGTGGAAGGGCAAAGTGGAGGCAACGCAAAGTTGAAAATGCGATGGCAAAGGTTGAGCCGGTCCCACCATCGTCCTCGTGTTTGGCAACTGAATTCATAGATGTGGATGACGATGAAGCCAAATCTAGAGAATGGTGGAGCAAAGCGACAGATCTAAACGAGTGAGGTAAGGATAAAGAAGCGGTGACGATAGTGACCGTGACAATAACAGTAGTAGAAGAAACAGGAGAGAAGATAGAAAGATGAGAGAAGAGGGAAGTGGGAGGAGGAAGGATAGAAACGGATAAAATTGAGAAGGACAAAATGGATAAtcttaaaaataactaaagataaaaaagtcaaattttatgttttatgcattgtctcaattttaaaaaaagatactATAAACATACACAACAAGAAAATGAATTAATACAGAcggatttagtctttattacagacgaatttttggttaccgacgaaattaccgatggattttgtccctctgtaaaagccccgtcggaaattatttaccgacggatttttaccagttaccgacGAATTTTCCCTCTATAAATTCTCCATCCATTTCCTTGAGAGCGACGaactttccgacggattttccgtttgtaattacagacagattttcagACGGATT from Arachis duranensis cultivar V14167 chromosome 4, aradu.V14167.gnm2.J7QH, whole genome shotgun sequence encodes:
- the LOC107483118 gene encoding uncharacterized protein LOC107483118 isoform X1, with protein sequence MSWGSIPWWQLLRGSIERSSANGSLLYLPLFLPVKVSKESSYSSDDSDEEEEKPSKTPQKSAKDVEMVDADSAKKVVCYWSHFFILFKCSNIFDGNISLLCSLKPLLHLVLQQVDQRHYLLETCHLVCNDLTLRSFSKIVEK
- the LOC107483118 gene encoding nucleolin 2 isoform X2, with product MTVMRKKKNLLKLLRKVLRMSRWLMLTQRRKFEEFFKDCGEVVDVRFSVDDTGRFKRFRHVEFSIAEAAQSALELNEHELLNHPVRLDLARERGSYIPGGSFSNSFQKGDQRQTGQTIFIRGFDKFLGGRSRGCQS
- the LOC107483118 gene encoding nucleolin 2 isoform X4, with protein sequence MTVMRKKKNLLKLLRKVLRMSRWLMLTQRRKFEEFFKDCGEVVDVRFSVDDTGRFKRFRHVEFSIAEAAQSALELNEHELLNHPVRLDLARERGSYIPGGSFSNSFQKGDQRQTGQTIFIRGFDKFLGDKS
- the LOC107483118 gene encoding nucleolin 2 isoform X5, whose amino-acid sequence is MTVMRKKKNLLKLLRKVLRMSRWLMLTQRRKFEEFFKDCGEVVDVRFSVDDTGRFKRFRHVEFSIAEAAQSALELNEHELLNHPVRLDLARERGSYIPGGSNSFQKGDQRQTGQTIFIRGFDKFLGDKS
- the LOC107483118 gene encoding nucleolin 2 isoform X3, with amino-acid sequence MTVMRKKKNLLKLLRKVLRMSRWLMLTQRRKFEEFFKDCGEVVDVRFSVDDTGRFKRFRHVEFSIAEAAQSALELNEHELLNHPVRLDLARERGSYIPGGSNSFQKGDQRQTGQTIFIRGFDKFLGGRSRGCQS